A region of the Pseudomonas silesiensis genome:
GAGAATCTTGATGCGCAGGTCATCGGAGCTGGCCAGGTTCGGGCCTGCGCGATAGGCGATCCGGCCTGCGGGAACGCCGGCCCAGACGTGCAGGCCAAACACCGCGTCCGGTTTCGGCGACTTCATCACGCCTTCTTCGATCATCATTTTTGCGCCCCAGGTGTTTTTACCGTCGGGGATGAAATCGCTCGGGCCTTCTTCTGCCGGCTGGAAATAGAACACCACCGTGCCGGGCAAGGTGTCGCGCATGCCGGTGAGGATTTTCGCCGCGCTCAGCAGGATCGCGGTGTGCGCGTCGTGGCCGCAAGCGTGCATCACGTCGACTTCTTTGCCGAGGTAGGTGCCCTTGGCTTTCGAGGCGAAAGGCAGGTCCGAGACTTCCTTGACCGGCAGCGCATCCATGTCGGCGCGCAACGCGACGGTCGGGCCGGGCAGGGCGCCTTTGAGGATGGCTACCACGCCAGTGCGGGCGACGCCGGTTTTCACCTCCAGGCCCATGGCCCGCAGTTGTTTGGCGACCAATTCCGAGGTGCGCTTTTCGGTGTTGCCCAGTTCCGGGTGGGCGTGGAGGTCGCGGCGGGTTTCCAGCAGCTCGGGCTCCAGGGCCTTGGCCTGCTCGGCAATGTGCGTGCGCGCGCCTTCCAGTGTATCGGCGCCGGCGTGGCCGGCCAGTGCGCCGAACAGGGTCAGCATGCAAGTTTGGGCAATGCGGGTCAGTTGCATGGGTAATCTCCATGATTGTTGTTTTTCTGGCTTCAGTGCCTATGACTCGATAACCGCTCTCAAGTGCTATTCCTGAACCTGGCCGCCACCGGCCGTGATCACTTGCACGCTCATGCGTGGCGTTGCCAGATCGAGCCCGGCCTCATCCAGATGGCGCTTGAGGGACAGGTTGAACGCCCGGGAAACCTCCCACTGCTTGATCGGTGCGGTCTTGAAGCGGGCGCGCAGGATCGCGTTGCCCGACTCGAAGCTCTCGACGCCCTGGATCTCCAGGGGCGACCATATATTGCGCCGTTGCAGCGGATCGTTGCGCATCTTCTGCCCGACGTCGCGCATCAGTTTGATCGCGTTATCGATGTCCATGTTGGACGGCACCGCCACCCGGAAGATCGCGTAGCCGAACTCCCGGGAGTAGTTCTTGATGCTTTTGATTTCGCTGAACGGAATGGTGTGGACGATGCCGTCGATGTCCCGCAGGCGCACGGTGCGGATGGTCAGGCCTTCGACGGTGCCCAGGTGGCCGCCGACGTCCACGTAGTCGTCGATGGCCAGGGAGTCTTCGATGATGATGAACAGCCCGGTGATCAGGTCGGCGACCAGCGACTGGGCACCGAAACCGATGGCCAGGCCGATCACCCCGGCACCGGCCAGCAGCGGTGTGACGTTCATGCCCATGTTGGCCAGGGCGACGATCAGCGCGATGATGAAAATGGCCACGAACAGCACGTTGCGGATCAGCGGCATCATCGTCTGCGCGCGGGCATTGGCCAGGCCTTTGCGCGAGCGGGTGAGGGCGTGGTGCACGGCGGTGTCGCTGAGAATCCAGATCAGCCAGGCAAAAATCAGCGTGCCGCCGAGGCTGAACAGTTTGACGCTGATTTCATGGCCTTCGCCCTCAGTGAAGGCGATGAACGACAGCCCCCAGACCCGCAGGCCGAGCTCGATGAATACCAGCCACACCAGCAGATGGGCGAGGGTGTAGAAGAAGCTTTTCAGGCGATCGGAGTACAGCGCATGACGCTTGGCGCTGCGCTGGGGCTTGAGGGAATGGCGGCGCACCAGCCCGTTGATGACCATGCACAACACCAGCAGCACGGTGCAGATCAGCGACTGACGCAATGCCGTGCTGGTGTCGCCGGCCGAGACGAACGTGGCGAACAGGGAGATGGCGACCAGCACCAGCGCCGGCACGTACCAGAAGGTGCCGAGAATATCGATGGTGTCGCTCAGGGCGCGTCGGGTCAGGCGTCGGGACAGCGGTTGGTTGCGGATCAGATGAGCGATCGGGCGGCGGAACCGCAGGATGAACAAGCCGGTGGACAGCGCCGCCAGCACGTTGGCGATCGTCGCGGCGGTATGCGCCAGGTGAGTGCCGAGGCTGGCGACCAGTCGCGGGTCACTCAGGGCTTCACCGAAGGCGGCGAAGCTGCCGATCAGCCACAGCGGCCGAAAGGCCTGATGGCGCAGGATGTACAAGGCGCGGTGGCGGTGCGGGCCGTCGAGCACGGAAAACGCGATCACGCAGATCGCCGAGAAACAAGTACCGACCACCAGCGCATAGGCCAGCACCATGGCCAGGCTTTTGCCCAGCGACGAGGGCAGCGCGTAGCTCATGTACACCGTGATCACCAAGGCAATCAGCCACGGCCCGAGTTTGCGCAGGGCAAAGCGCAGCATGTCCAGGGCCCTGGGGTGTTGCGGCAGTTCTTCGGTCAGGCCGAAGCGCATCCGCACCCGGTGCCCGAGCCAGATCAGCGCGGCGGCCAGCAGGCTCCAGATCATCAGGATCATGGCGAAGGCAAAGATGATCGGCAGCCATTCATTGGCCGGCAACAGCAGCGCCGCCAGTTCATCCTCGGCCAGTTCGAACTCTTGGGTCCAGCGCGTGAGCGGACTGTCGGCGCCGGAGAACTGTTTTTCGAAGTTGGCCAGGGTGCCGCCGATCAGGCCCAGAACGCCTTCTTCAGTAGCGGGCTGGGCTTTGAGGGTAGCATCGCGCAGCTTTTTCAGGTCGGTCAGCAACTGGGTCCGTTGCTGATCGTTCTCCAGCGACTTGATGACTTCGTCCAGGGACTGGCCCAGGGGTTCTTGCGCCTCGGGCTGGGCTTTCGCCGAGCCGCCGAGCAAGCCCGGCAAGCCGACCGCCTGGGCAGGGACCAGCGGCAGCAGCGTCATCAGGCAGACGAGTAAAAGGGAAGGCAGAGCAAAAAGACGAGCGAACACTAGGCGGTCAACCTCGGATGAGCGGATCGACCGAGTGTACGAGCCCGTCAAAATCAATGCGAGCCGGGTGAGGATTTATTCGTTGAGTTTGGCGAGGATCTTGAACACCACGGTGGCGAGGATCGTCAGCATGCCGATCCACATCGCGAACACGCCGAGGTTCTTGTCGCGGAAATTGAAGCCGATTGCCAGCATGATCATCCCGGCAAGAATCGGGATCAGCATGGCGTGGAACGAAGACATCGTGATCATGGGCGACGGCCTTGTCGGGAAGGATGATTGAAGTCTAGGTGGCTTTTCAACTGTAGGAGCGAGCTTGCTCCTGCAGGTTTACGCAAATCCCTGTAGGAGCGAGCTTGCTCGCGATGGACGTGAACGATAACGCTTGAAACCTGACACCCCGTGGCGCTCTCAGGTTCTTCGTCGGAACACCGCCCGGAGCAAGCTCGCTCCTACAAGGGTCATGGGCGGTTACGGCAACTCGCGGCAGGCGTAGAACGCGCCCAGCACCTTGACCAGGTGCGCCAGGTCATGGCTGCCGCACAGCTCGCGGATCGAGTGCATGGCGAACGTCGGCAAGCCGATGTCGACGGTGCGCACGCCCAGGTGGCTGGCGGTGATCGGGCCGATGGTCGAGCCGCAGCCCATGTCGCTGCGCACCACGAAGCTCTGCACCGGCACTTCTTCGGCCATGCACAAGTGGCGGAAGAACCCGGCGGTTTCGCTGTTGGTGGCGTAGCGCTGGTTGCTGTTGACCTTGATCACCGGGCCGGCATTGAGTTTCGGGCCGTGGTTGGCGTCGTGCTTGTCGGCGTAGTTGGGGTGCACGCCGTGGGCATTGTCGGCCGAGACCAGCAGGGATTTCTGAATGGTCCGTACGAATTCATCACCCTCGGGCAACAGGCGACGCAGGGTTTGCTCGAGCATCGGGCCATCGGCACCGCAAGCGGAGCTGGAGCCCACTTCTTCGTGATCATTGCACACCAGCACGCAGGTTTCGTCGGTCTCGGTCGTCAGCAAGGCTTGCAGGCCGGCGTAGCATGACAGCAGGTTGTCCAGGCGCGCACCGGCGATGAAGTCGCCATGCAGGCCAATGATCGCGGCGCTCTGGGTGTCGTAGAAGCTCAGCTCGTAATCCAGCACCACGTCGGCGTTCAGCCCGTGTTCCCGGGCAAGCTGGTCGGTGAGCACGGCGCGGAAGTCGACCCGTTCGTCACCGGCAAATTGCGCGAGGATCGGTGGCAGCTCGGTCTGGGCGTTGATGGCCCAACCCATATTGGCTTCGCGATTGAGGTGAATGGCCAGGTTCGGGATCGTGGCGATCGGAGCCTTGAAGTCGACCAGCTGACTCTCGACCTTGCCGTCGCGGCGAAAGGTCACGCGACCGGCCAGCGACAGATCGCGATCGAACCACGGCGCCAGCAGTGCGCCGCCATACACTTCCACGCCCAGTTGCCAGAAGCC
Encoded here:
- a CDS encoding mechanosensitive ion channel family protein, encoding MFARLFALPSLLLVCLMTLLPLVPAQAVGLPGLLGGSAKAQPEAQEPLGQSLDEVIKSLENDQQRTQLLTDLKKLRDATLKAQPATEEGVLGLIGGTLANFEKQFSGADSPLTRWTQEFELAEDELAALLLPANEWLPIIFAFAMILMIWSLLAAALIWLGHRVRMRFGLTEELPQHPRALDMLRFALRKLGPWLIALVITVYMSYALPSSLGKSLAMVLAYALVVGTCFSAICVIAFSVLDGPHRHRALYILRHQAFRPLWLIGSFAAFGEALSDPRLVASLGTHLAHTAATIANVLAALSTGLFILRFRRPIAHLIRNQPLSRRLTRRALSDTIDILGTFWYVPALVLVAISLFATFVSAGDTSTALRQSLICTVLLVLCMVINGLVRRHSLKPQRSAKRHALYSDRLKSFFYTLAHLLVWLVFIELGLRVWGLSFIAFTEGEGHEISVKLFSLGGTLIFAWLIWILSDTAVHHALTRSRKGLANARAQTMMPLIRNVLFVAIFIIALIVALANMGMNVTPLLAGAGVIGLAIGFGAQSLVADLITGLFIIIEDSLAIDDYVDVGGHLGTVEGLTIRTVRLRDIDGIVHTIPFSEIKSIKNYSREFGYAIFRVAVPSNMDIDNAIKLMRDVGQKMRNDPLQRRNIWSPLEIQGVESFESGNAILRARFKTAPIKQWEVSRAFNLSLKRHLDEAGLDLATPRMSVQVITAGGGQVQE
- a CDS encoding M18 family aminopeptidase yields the protein MREELNQGLIDFLKASPTPFHATASLVQRLEAAGFQRLDEREPWTTEAHGRYYVTRNDSSIVAIKMGRHSPLHGGIRLVGAHTDSPCLRVKPQPELQRQGFWQLGVEVYGGALLAPWFDRDLSLAGRVTFRRDGKVESQLVDFKAPIATIPNLAIHLNREANMGWAINAQTELPPILAQFAGDERVDFRAVLTDQLAREHGLNADVVLDYELSFYDTQSAAIIGLHGDFIAGARLDNLLSCYAGLQALLTTETDETCVLVCNDHEEVGSSSACGADGPMLEQTLRRLLPEGDEFVRTIQKSLLVSADNAHGVHPNYADKHDANHGPKLNAGPVIKVNSNQRYATNSETAGFFRHLCMAEEVPVQSFVVRSDMGCGSTIGPITASHLGVRTVDIGLPTFAMHSIRELCGSHDLAHLVKVLGAFYACRELP
- a CDS encoding amidohydrolase, with translation MQLTRIAQTCMLTLFGALAGHAGADTLEGARTHIAEQAKALEPELLETRRDLHAHPELGNTEKRTSELVAKQLRAMGLEVKTGVARTGVVAILKGALPGPTVALRADMDALPVKEVSDLPFASKAKGTYLGKEVDVMHACGHDAHTAILLSAAKILTGMRDTLPGTVVFYFQPAEEGPSDFIPDGKNTWGAKMMIEEGVMKSPKPDAVFGLHVWAGVPAGRIAYRAGPNLASSDDLRIKILGKQTHAGRPWDGIDPITVGAQTIVGLQTVVSRRTDISSYPSVVSIGTINGGTRYNIIPESVDMSGTIRSYDYGIRQKLHADVRQTVEKIAESGGAKAEVTIIEKYDPTINDPALTEKMLPTLRWAAKDDVVQGPLVGGAEDFSFYAKEAPGLFVFLGITPKDQDMSKAAPNHNPGFFVDEAALVVGVRTLASLATDYLYGNAKP